A genomic segment from Polyangium mundeleinium encodes:
- a CDS encoding class I SAM-dependent methyltransferase: MNHPALQTIHVSEGPRWELEAFHRSPSYRMDLVALFTMLDELPFRSMLDIGSGAGLVVREARGRHPGRRIDGVERSDFGAGAAARRLRRRYDVMTAVHALNHVPHLDRAAAKMAERLTAGGHVVVVNPNPAFTWIGVEYLDPRTLDRVMEPHGLRRMRRLEYGNELLVYRKN; this comes from the coding sequence ATGAACCACCCCGCCCTGCAAACGATCCACGTCTCCGAGGGGCCCCGATGGGAGCTCGAAGCGTTTCATCGATCGCCGAGCTACCGGATGGACCTCGTCGCGCTGTTCACGATGCTCGACGAGCTGCCGTTCCGCTCGATGCTCGATATCGGGAGCGGGGCCGGGCTCGTGGTGCGCGAAGCGCGGGGGCGCCATCCGGGGCGGCGCATCGACGGGGTCGAGCGCTCCGATTTCGGCGCAGGCGCGGCCGCGCGGCGCTTGCGGCGGCGGTACGACGTGATGACGGCGGTCCACGCGCTGAACCACGTGCCGCACCTGGATCGGGCCGCAGCGAAGATGGCCGAGCGCCTGACGGCGGGCGGGCATGTGGTGGTCGTCAATCCGAATCCGGCGTTCACGTGGATCGGCGTCGAATACCTCGATCCCCGGACGCTCGACCGCGTGATGGAGCCACACGGGCTCCGGCGCATGCGGCGGCTCGAATACGGGAACGAGCTGCTCGTGTACCGGAAAAACTGA
- a CDS encoding sigma-54-dependent transcriptional regulator: MPRLLLVEDESIIRSELRRLLARAGHDVAEAQSVREAEEEHDLASFDLVITDVRLPGAPGTDLIDPCRIRGVPVLVMTSYATVRSAVDAMKRGAVDYLSKPFEHDELLALVERILSRPRPAADVPPAPAARADEGAFEGLIGRSQAMRDVEARLRKVAPTDATVLVLGESGTGKELVAAAIHRMSRRGGRAFVPVNCAAIPEGLIESELFGHERGAFTGATSAHVGLVEAADGGTLFLDEIGELPLPAQARLLRFLQTGEVRHVGSTRSRKVSVRLVAATHRDLAAMVQAGTFRSDLYFRLRVIEVRLPPLRERGEDALALARHFITEGSRKAERPVPALSPDAEKAITSHSWPGNVRELENAIERALILSEGGMISADLLGLEAKEESRGGAPTSLPSDVSLEEYFRRFVLENQDGMTETELAKRLGISRKTLWERRQRMGLLRSK; encoded by the coding sequence ATGCCGCGGCTCCTCCTCGTCGAAGACGAATCCATCATCCGGAGCGAGCTCCGCCGCCTGCTCGCGCGCGCCGGGCACGACGTCGCCGAGGCACAGAGCGTACGCGAGGCCGAAGAAGAGCACGACCTCGCCTCGTTTGATCTCGTGATCACCGACGTGCGGCTGCCTGGCGCGCCCGGCACGGACCTCATCGATCCGTGTCGCATACGGGGGGTGCCCGTCCTCGTGATGACGAGTTACGCGACGGTGCGATCCGCGGTCGACGCGATGAAGCGGGGCGCGGTCGATTACCTGTCGAAGCCGTTCGAACACGATGAGCTGCTCGCGCTCGTCGAGCGCATCCTGTCGCGCCCGAGGCCCGCCGCGGACGTGCCCCCCGCGCCTGCCGCCCGCGCGGACGAGGGGGCGTTCGAGGGCTTGATCGGCCGGTCGCAAGCGATGCGCGACGTCGAGGCGCGGCTCCGCAAGGTCGCGCCCACGGACGCGACGGTGCTCGTGCTCGGCGAGAGCGGGACGGGCAAGGAGCTCGTCGCGGCTGCGATTCATCGCATGAGCCGGCGCGGGGGTCGCGCGTTCGTGCCGGTCAACTGCGCGGCCATCCCCGAGGGGCTCATCGAGAGCGAGCTCTTCGGCCACGAGCGCGGCGCGTTCACGGGCGCGACGAGCGCACACGTGGGCCTCGTGGAGGCGGCCGACGGCGGCACGTTGTTCCTCGACGAGATCGGCGAGCTGCCCCTGCCGGCGCAAGCCCGGCTCCTCAGGTTTTTGCAGACGGGCGAGGTGCGGCACGTGGGCTCGACGCGCTCGCGCAAGGTGTCGGTGCGGCTCGTCGCGGCGACGCACCGGGACCTCGCGGCGATGGTGCAGGCGGGCACGTTCCGGAGCGATCTCTATTTCCGGCTGCGCGTGATCGAAGTGCGCCTGCCGCCGCTGCGCGAGCGGGGCGAGGACGCGCTCGCGCTCGCGCGCCATTTCATCACCGAGGGATCCCGAAAAGCGGAGCGGCCGGTGCCCGCGCTCTCGCCGGACGCGGAGAAGGCCATCACGAGCCATTCCTGGCCCGGCAACGTGCGCGAGCTCGAGAATGCGATCGAGCGCGCGTTGATCCTCTCGGAGGGAGGGATGATCAGCGCGGATCTGCTCGGCCTGGAGGCCAAAGAAGAGAGCCGCGGCGGAGCCCCGACCTCGTTGCCCTCGGACGTATCGCTGGAAGAGTATTTCCGCCGGTTCGTCCTAGAAAACCAGGACGGCATGACGGAGACGGAATTGGCCAAGCGGCTCGGGATCAGCCGAAAGACGTTGTGGGAGCGCCGGCAAAGGATGGGGCTTTTGCGCTCGAAGTGA
- a CDS encoding RCC1 domain-containing protein, which produces MRNALSVSALVVGLVVLAACTPEPRNYGAGGGGSGGGPGGGGSGGDNPGCAPGTASCDDMPGCETSTTDDPKNCGGCGIVCARSCVLGVCDDPRHVTAGYHQTCVRTEIGDVYCWGRNASGELGLGVDVMAAAPAKVALATNAVDVDAGGGLFKDAAGAEQIAAHTCAVLKDTTVQCWGANGTGQLGIGAMGWRDTPTTVISLVGAVSVSAGGRHTCAVTNKNELYCWGANDRGQIGIGMASPEVNTPTKVPLDGVRQVSAGNEHTCAVLMDDTLYCWGGDGLMGPLGLGGGDDQPSPKVVSLTGVDRVSSGSTHTCALKGGQQYCWGNGYQGQLGIENEFTWRTTPTDPSAVPKPIFVSAAFNHTASISGEGGQPYVTGVNVPLGNGTTDTTYVPLPVELFNATEIAGGRLHTCVITGTGGVFCWGDNEFGQTGAGTPAPEDVLVPTSVAFP; this is translated from the coding sequence ATGCGAAATGCTCTCTCCGTCAGCGCCCTCGTCGTCGGCCTCGTCGTCCTGGCCGCGTGCACGCCGGAGCCACGCAATTACGGCGCGGGCGGCGGCGGGTCCGGCGGTGGGCCGGGCGGCGGCGGGTCCGGCGGGGACAACCCGGGCTGCGCGCCCGGGACCGCCAGTTGCGACGACATGCCGGGGTGCGAGACGAGCACCACGGACGATCCCAAGAACTGCGGCGGTTGCGGCATCGTTTGCGCGCGTTCGTGTGTCCTCGGAGTGTGCGACGATCCGCGCCACGTGACCGCGGGCTACCATCAGACGTGCGTGCGCACGGAGATCGGCGATGTGTATTGCTGGGGCCGCAACGCGTCGGGGGAGCTCGGGCTCGGCGTCGATGTCATGGCCGCCGCGCCGGCGAAGGTGGCCCTCGCGACGAACGCCGTCGACGTCGACGCAGGCGGAGGCCTCTTCAAGGATGCGGCCGGCGCAGAGCAGATCGCCGCGCACACGTGCGCGGTCCTCAAGGACACCACGGTCCAATGCTGGGGCGCGAACGGAACGGGACAACTCGGCATTGGCGCGATGGGATGGCGGGACACGCCGACGACCGTCATCAGCCTCGTCGGCGCTGTGTCCGTAAGCGCGGGCGGGCGGCATACGTGCGCCGTGACGAACAAGAACGAGCTCTACTGCTGGGGCGCGAACGATCGGGGGCAGATTGGCATCGGAATGGCGAGCCCCGAGGTCAATACGCCGACGAAGGTGCCGCTCGACGGCGTGCGCCAGGTATCGGCCGGAAACGAGCATACGTGCGCCGTCCTGATGGACGACACGCTCTATTGCTGGGGCGGTGATGGGCTGATGGGCCCCCTCGGCCTCGGGGGCGGCGACGACCAACCCTCGCCGAAGGTCGTGAGCTTGACGGGCGTGGATCGCGTCTCGTCCGGCTCCACGCATACCTGCGCCTTGAAGGGCGGGCAGCAATACTGCTGGGGCAATGGGTACCAGGGTCAGCTCGGCATCGAGAACGAGTTCACGTGGCGCACGACGCCCACGGACCCCTCCGCGGTCCCGAAGCCGATCTTCGTATCGGCGGCCTTCAACCACACGGCGAGCATCTCCGGCGAGGGCGGCCAGCCCTACGTGACGGGCGTCAACGTGCCGCTCGGCAATGGCACGACCGACACCACCTATGTCCCCCTGCCCGTGGAGCTCTTCAACGCCACCGAGATCGCCGGAGGGCGGCTCCACACCTGCGTGATCACGGGGACGGGGGGCGTCTTCTGCTGGGGTGACAACGAGTTCGGCCAGACCGGCGCGGGGACGCCCGCCCCGGAGGACGTTCTCGTTCCTACCTCCGTCGCCTTTCCCTGA
- a CDS encoding vWA domain-containing protein, with amino-acid sequence MKATYALSKPTIVVGESTKVSLVVRFGAEGKKEDAPRRKLNLSLVLDRSGSMGGTPLRQAIKAAQALVGEMKEDDRVSVVIFDDSPDTIVDPVLAKDKKGIQDKIGKARAGGCTNLSGGWLEGVKHVKKHAKKDEVNRVLLLTDGQANMGITDPDVLKKTSGEKAGEGVVTTTLGFGSGFNEDLLIGMAREAEGNFYFIESPEDVEQVFKIELEGLSSVIGQNLVVSVRPDEIVEHGWVLNKYRIQEKGNELEVTLGDVYAVEDKVLALELEVKPTKAGPVKVASVQFQYQTVVDGSIKDGSGEFVVTVNAGTAEEAAAAAQDINVIGEARRLETAKLKDEAVDLADKGDLKNAAQKLRKMAEDLRNSPLANQFAFAEEIEQLEHFADRLEKRSYDGVLRKELRDQSYQAGARSRGDLAQRGTTGGSAAGLATVTSADGGVVVRCEKEGGKLRIKVISDGFDSSKNVQFPRAIRQEGVTYLVENVVGSNDGSFYRAAGWIKRLLRPGETVSVSSGGSSRRSSGSSSKAAKTPATAADLPTCTEIGDGVLVQCVPEGKKLRARVVSDGFNPNYNIRFPRSIRELGVLYVCDEVVEASGGGSYVAGGEIKRLIQ; translated from the coding sequence GTGAAAGCGACTTACGCATTGAGCAAGCCGACGATCGTCGTCGGTGAGTCCACCAAGGTATCGCTCGTCGTCCGCTTCGGGGCAGAGGGGAAGAAGGAAGACGCGCCGAGGCGGAAGCTGAACCTCAGCCTCGTCCTCGATCGCTCCGGCTCGATGGGCGGCACGCCGCTGCGCCAAGCCATCAAGGCCGCGCAGGCGCTCGTCGGCGAGATGAAGGAGGACGATCGGGTGAGCGTCGTCATCTTCGACGACAGCCCCGACACGATCGTCGATCCGGTGCTCGCCAAGGACAAGAAGGGCATCCAGGACAAGATCGGCAAGGCGCGCGCCGGCGGCTGCACGAACCTCTCGGGCGGCTGGCTCGAAGGCGTCAAGCACGTGAAGAAGCACGCGAAAAAGGACGAGGTGAACCGCGTCCTGCTCCTCACGGACGGCCAGGCGAACATGGGGATCACCGATCCCGACGTGCTGAAGAAGACGTCCGGCGAGAAGGCGGGCGAGGGCGTCGTGACGACGACGCTCGGCTTCGGCTCGGGCTTCAACGAGGACCTGCTCATCGGCATGGCCCGCGAGGCCGAGGGCAACTTCTATTTCATCGAGTCGCCCGAGGACGTCGAGCAGGTCTTCAAGATCGAGCTCGAAGGTTTGTCCTCCGTGATCGGACAGAACCTCGTGGTGAGCGTGCGACCCGACGAGATCGTCGAGCACGGCTGGGTGCTGAACAAGTACCGCATCCAGGAGAAGGGCAACGAGCTCGAGGTGACGCTCGGCGACGTGTACGCCGTGGAAGACAAGGTCCTCGCGCTCGAGCTCGAGGTGAAGCCGACGAAGGCCGGGCCGGTGAAGGTCGCGTCGGTTCAGTTCCAGTACCAGACGGTGGTGGACGGCTCGATCAAGGACGGGTCGGGCGAGTTCGTGGTGACGGTGAACGCGGGCACGGCCGAAGAAGCGGCCGCGGCGGCGCAGGACATCAACGTCATCGGCGAGGCGCGGCGCCTGGAGACGGCGAAGCTCAAGGACGAGGCGGTCGACCTCGCGGACAAGGGCGACCTCAAGAACGCGGCGCAGAAGCTGCGGAAGATGGCCGAGGATCTCCGCAACAGCCCGCTCGCGAACCAGTTCGCGTTCGCCGAGGAGATCGAGCAGCTCGAACACTTCGCCGACCGGCTGGAGAAGCGGTCGTACGACGGCGTGCTCCGCAAGGAGCTGCGCGATCAGTCCTACCAGGCCGGGGCGCGGAGCCGCGGCGACCTCGCGCAGCGCGGCACGACCGGCGGCAGCGCAGCGGGTTTGGCCACGGTCACGAGCGCGGACGGCGGCGTCGTGGTGCGCTGCGAGAAGGAGGGCGGCAAGCTCCGGATCAAGGTGATCTCGGACGGCTTCGATTCGTCGAAGAACGTGCAGTTCCCGCGCGCGATCCGGCAGGAGGGCGTGACGTACCTCGTCGAGAACGTGGTGGGGAGCAACGACGGGAGCTTCTACCGCGCGGCTGGCTGGATCAAGCGGCTGCTCCGGCCGGGCGAGACCGTGAGCGTGAGCTCCGGCGGGTCGAGCCGGCGCTCGTCGGGGTCGTCCTCGAAGGCGGCGAAGACGCCGGCGACGGCGGCGGATCTGCCGACGTGCACGGAGATCGGCGACGGCGTGCTCGTGCAATGCGTGCCCGAGGGCAAGAAGCTCCGGGCGCGCGTGGTGTCGGACGGGTTCAACCCGAACTACAACATCCGCTTCCCGCGCAGCATCCGCGAGCTCGGCGTGCTCTACGTCTGCGACGAGGTCGTCGAGGCCTCGGGCGGCGGCTCGTACGTCGCGGGCGGCGAGATCAAGCGGCTGATTCAGTAA
- a CDS encoding ATP-binding protein, translating to MTLAASTLSLVALGYLALLFLLAHLAERETIPRRFTGSPLVYSLSLGVYATSWTYFGGVGFAGSHGLTFLAVCLGPTLACIAAPLVWQPILRLSRDQQLTSLADLFAFRYRGRRVGVFVTLLALVASVPYIAQQIHAVVDSARALAPTASPAALGLGFSALLTTFTVLFGARHLTARERHGGLALAVAFESVVKLVALVAVGAAALFGVHGGVGGLEAYLATHPEVTERLAAPVREGTGYSSLILLSFGAAFLLPRQYHVAFAEGAEERSLRFAAVAFPVFLLLLNLPVLPILWAGQRLGLDASPDVYVLAVPAALGSTKLPLLAFLGGVSAASAMVIVTTIALAGMCVNYFVLPVRLDKLGEDPYRRLLWLRRALVAAIIFAGYGFYRVQERGGLLVETGLVSFVAFAQFLPGLLGVLFWKRATRAGFLSGLGAGSLVWVAAALLPLLSRTGVLPADLGARALFGADLGDSWTLPTVLSLSVNVALFGGVSLRGGQSPEEAEAARICAREAIVVGPPATPWGSASELEWTLARKVGAAVAEAEITRALGELGLSREGLGRADLRRLGDQVERNLSGLFGPILARLLVHPADRGEGDDAALADQLRFLDERLNRPALGLTGIAAELDLLRRYLRTVLDELPIGVCALGPRRDVILWNRALARTTGLAPEVASGLPLERLPDPFGPLLSSFADDAARAEADVDLDDGRRRLAVRLHKASLDAEGAGETGAPFGLVLLLEDRTERAALEAQLVHRDRLASVGRLAAGVAHEIGNPLTGITCLAQNLAEEPDAAEARARARLILEQAGRIDAIVRSLLGYSHAGASAVEPGPEGAFARVPLAPVVDQAIALVRLDRTGKRIQMENVCPDDLAVHADRQRLTQILINLLTNACDASQEEGSVFIDAARQDSSVVLRVIDAGTGIPEEVKARMFDPFFTTKPRGEGTGLGLAVVESIAREHGGAVWVESEEGVGTTVHVRLPLAPRLGEDAPSAFGGTT from the coding sequence ATGACGCTCGCGGCCTCCACCCTCTCGCTCGTCGCGCTCGGCTACCTCGCGCTTTTGTTTTTGCTCGCGCACCTCGCCGAGCGGGAGACCATTCCACGACGCTTCACGGGCAGCCCGCTCGTGTATTCGCTCTCGCTCGGCGTGTATGCCACGTCGTGGACCTATTTCGGCGGCGTGGGCTTCGCCGGCAGCCACGGCCTCACGTTCCTCGCGGTGTGCCTCGGGCCGACGCTCGCCTGCATCGCCGCCCCGCTCGTCTGGCAGCCCATCCTGCGGCTCTCACGCGATCAGCAGCTCACCTCGCTCGCGGACCTCTTCGCGTTTCGGTATCGCGGGCGCCGCGTGGGCGTGTTCGTCACGCTGCTCGCGCTCGTCGCCAGCGTCCCGTACATCGCGCAGCAGATTCACGCCGTCGTCGACAGCGCACGTGCCCTCGCCCCCACGGCCTCGCCGGCCGCGCTCGGGCTCGGGTTTTCCGCGCTGCTCACCACGTTCACCGTGCTCTTCGGCGCGCGGCACCTCACGGCGCGCGAGCGGCATGGAGGGCTCGCGCTCGCCGTCGCATTCGAATCGGTCGTGAAGCTCGTCGCGCTCGTCGCGGTCGGCGCCGCGGCGCTCTTCGGCGTGCACGGCGGGGTCGGGGGGCTCGAAGCGTATCTCGCGACCCACCCCGAGGTCACCGAGCGGCTCGCGGCGCCCGTGCGCGAGGGAACGGGCTATTCGTCCCTGATCCTCCTCTCGTTCGGCGCCGCATTCCTCCTGCCGCGGCAATACCACGTCGCATTCGCCGAGGGCGCGGAGGAGCGCTCGCTCCGGTTCGCGGCCGTCGCGTTCCCCGTGTTCCTCTTGCTCCTCAACCTGCCCGTCTTGCCCATTCTGTGGGCGGGCCAGCGCCTCGGGCTCGACGCCTCGCCGGACGTATACGTGCTCGCCGTACCCGCGGCGCTCGGGTCGACGAAGCTCCCCCTGCTCGCGTTCCTCGGCGGCGTCTCCGCGGCGAGCGCGATGGTGATCGTCACGACGATTGCCCTCGCCGGCATGTGCGTCAATTACTTCGTCTTGCCGGTTCGCCTCGACAAGCTCGGCGAGGACCCGTACCGGCGCCTGCTCTGGCTGCGCCGCGCGCTGGTCGCGGCCATCATCTTCGCAGGGTATGGGTTTTATCGGGTCCAGGAGCGCGGCGGGCTGCTCGTCGAGACAGGCCTCGTGTCGTTCGTCGCATTCGCGCAGTTCCTCCCGGGCCTGCTCGGCGTCCTGTTCTGGAAACGCGCCACGCGGGCCGGATTTCTGAGCGGGCTCGGCGCCGGGTCGCTCGTGTGGGTGGCGGCGGCGCTCTTGCCTTTGCTCTCGCGCACCGGGGTGTTGCCGGCGGATCTCGGCGCGCGGGCGCTCTTCGGCGCGGACCTCGGGGATAGCTGGACCTTGCCCACGGTGCTCTCGCTCTCGGTGAACGTGGCGCTCTTCGGCGGCGTGTCGCTGCGCGGCGGGCAATCCCCCGAGGAGGCCGAGGCGGCGCGCATCTGCGCGCGGGAGGCGATCGTCGTGGGGCCGCCCGCGACGCCGTGGGGCTCGGCGTCCGAGCTCGAATGGACCCTCGCGCGCAAGGTGGGCGCCGCCGTCGCCGAGGCCGAGATCACGCGGGCCCTCGGCGAGCTCGGTCTTTCGCGGGAAGGGCTCGGCCGCGCGGATTTGCGCCGCCTCGGCGATCAGGTCGAGCGCAACCTCTCGGGCCTGTTCGGGCCGATCCTCGCGCGGCTGCTCGTGCATCCGGCCGATCGCGGCGAGGGCGACGACGCCGCGCTCGCCGATCAGCTCCGCTTCCTCGACGAACGCCTCAATCGGCCCGCCCTCGGGCTCACCGGAATCGCGGCCGAGCTCGATCTTTTGCGGCGTTATTTGCGCACGGTCCTCGACGAGCTGCCCATCGGCGTCTGCGCCCTCGGCCCACGCCGCGACGTCATTCTGTGGAACCGCGCGCTCGCCCGCACGACCGGCCTCGCGCCGGAGGTCGCCTCGGGCTTGCCCCTCGAACGGCTCCCCGATCCCTTCGGGCCCCTCCTCTCCTCGTTCGCCGACGACGCGGCGCGCGCGGAGGCCGACGTGGACCTCGACGACGGCCGGCGGCGCCTCGCCGTGCGGCTGCACAAGGCCTCGCTCGATGCCGAAGGCGCAGGAGAAACAGGCGCGCCGTTTGGCCTCGTGCTCCTCCTGGAGGACCGCACGGAGCGCGCGGCGCTCGAAGCGCAGCTCGTGCATCGGGATCGCCTCGCCTCGGTCGGTCGGCTCGCGGCCGGCGTCGCGCACGAAATCGGCAATCCGCTGACCGGCATCACCTGCCTCGCGCAAAACCTCGCGGAAGAGCCGGACGCGGCCGAGGCGCGGGCGCGGGCGCGGCTCATCCTGGAGCAGGCGGGGCGCATCGACGCGATCGTCCGATCACTCCTCGGCTACAGCCATGCGGGCGCGAGCGCCGTGGAGCCAGGGCCGGAGGGCGCATTCGCCCGCGTCCCGCTCGCGCCGGTCGTCGATCAGGCCATCGCGCTCGTGCGCCTCGACCGGACGGGCAAGCGAATCCAGATGGAAAACGTCTGTCCCGACGACCTCGCCGTCCACGCCGACCGGCAACGCCTGACGCAGATCCTCATCAATCTGCTGACGAATGCTTGTGACGCGTCGCAGGAGGAAGGCAGCGTGTTCATCGACGCAGCGCGACAGGACTCGTCGGTGGTGCTGCGCGTCATCGACGCGGGGACAGGCATTCCGGAGGAGGTGAAAGCGCGGATGTTCGACCCCTTTTTCACGACGAAGCCACGCGGCGAAGGCACGGGGCTCGGGCTCGCCGTCGTGGAGAGCATCGCGCGGGAGCACGGCGGCGCGGTGTGGGTCGAGAGCGAGGAGGGCGTGGGGACCACGGTGCACGTGCGGCTTCCGCTCGCGCCCCGTCTGGGCGAGGATGCGCCTTCCGCGTTTGGCGGGACGACCTGA
- a CDS encoding adenylate/guanylate cyclase domain-containing protein, giving the protein MPSIFYAPDQIRIDVEERQTLLNAALSAGIPHTHVCGGHARCSTCRVIVVEGLDNVEPPNEVERALAERLGLPREVRIACQTTVRGPVRVRRLVLDDDDVALVGRMRTSKVDLTPVGEEIRVAILFSDIRGFTPFTEALLPYDVIHVLNRHFEAMGSAVATAGGFINNYMGDGFMALFGVDGKPDAPMRAVRAALGMLSAMQSKMTPYLLATYGRVFDIGIGIHYGEAVVGPIGSFERKAITAIGDAVNFASRIESATKDVGARLLVSEAVHREVAGRVTIGKTARVSVKGKTGEHQLFEVTAASEA; this is encoded by the coding sequence GTGCCGAGCATCTTCTACGCGCCCGACCAGATCCGCATCGACGTCGAGGAGAGGCAAACCCTCTTGAATGCCGCGCTCTCCGCGGGCATTCCGCACACCCACGTCTGCGGCGGCCACGCGCGTTGCTCGACGTGCCGGGTGATCGTGGTCGAGGGCCTCGACAACGTCGAGCCGCCGAACGAAGTCGAGCGTGCGCTCGCCGAGCGCCTCGGCCTGCCGCGCGAGGTCCGCATCGCCTGCCAGACCACGGTGCGCGGGCCGGTGCGCGTGCGCAGGCTCGTGCTCGACGACGACGACGTCGCCCTCGTCGGCCGCATGCGCACGTCGAAGGTCGACCTCACCCCGGTCGGCGAGGAGATCCGCGTCGCCATCCTGTTCTCCGACATCCGCGGCTTCACCCCGTTCACCGAGGCGCTCCTGCCCTACGACGTGATCCACGTCCTGAACCGCCATTTCGAGGCGATGGGCAGCGCCGTCGCGACCGCGGGCGGCTTCATCAACAATTACATGGGCGACGGCTTCATGGCCCTCTTCGGGGTCGACGGAAAACCCGACGCCCCGATGCGCGCGGTGCGCGCCGCGCTCGGCATGCTTTCGGCGATGCAGTCGAAAATGACGCCGTACCTCCTCGCGACGTACGGGCGCGTCTTCGACATCGGGATCGGGATCCATTACGGCGAAGCCGTCGTCGGCCCGATCGGCTCGTTCGAGAGGAAGGCGATCACCGCGATCGGCGACGCCGTCAATTTCGCGAGCCGCATCGAGTCCGCGACGAAGGACGTCGGCGCCCGCCTGCTCGTCTCGGAGGCCGTCCACCGCGAGGTCGCCGGGCGCGTGACGATCGGAAAAACCGCGCGTGTCTCCGTCAAAGGAAAGACCGGCGAGCACCAGCTCTTCGAAGTGACCGCCGCTTCCGAGGCGTGA
- a CDS encoding tetratricopeptide repeat protein, with the protein MPRTTKTTAAPKTPAKKAARKAPTKRTPTRPILTTEAPEGGMPAWAEINNRGNRKQEEGDLDGAIADFTKAMKLAPKEHAPRYNRGNARSLAGDVDGALADYTDAIKIAPDFAPAWQRRGLSKQRHGDLDGAIADLDEAIRLAPDEPSAYGERAALRALHADFAGAVEDCERALGMAAADWHHRPNTQNLLDMIRKAGEKQRTETMVGKKGGTKARKGAKVEEAPRTARMVVEEVLGASGFTFALSEDEAGYIDYLAAVNQGIVESFAVRLSEELERVVVYVIFEPKAKKELRTELAEFVTRANFGMGDGNFEMDFDDGSVRFKIALDYTEEPLSPLLVRNMIFDAMDTTEVYADAIARVIAGKAKAKTAVRAAEKAAMESGTL; encoded by the coding sequence ATGCCGCGCACGACCAAGACAACCGCCGCCCCAAAAACCCCTGCCAAGAAAGCCGCCAGGAAGGCGCCCACGAAGCGCACGCCGACGAGGCCCATCCTCACGACGGAGGCGCCCGAGGGAGGGATGCCCGCGTGGGCCGAGATCAACAATCGTGGCAATCGCAAGCAGGAGGAGGGCGACCTCGACGGCGCCATCGCCGATTTCACGAAGGCCATGAAGCTCGCGCCCAAGGAGCACGCGCCGAGGTACAACCGCGGCAATGCCCGGTCGCTCGCCGGCGACGTCGACGGCGCGCTCGCCGATTACACGGACGCGATCAAGATCGCCCCGGACTTCGCGCCCGCCTGGCAGCGACGCGGCCTGTCGAAGCAGCGGCACGGGGATCTCGACGGCGCCATCGCCGATCTCGACGAGGCCATTCGCCTCGCGCCGGACGAGCCGAGCGCGTATGGCGAGCGGGCCGCGCTGCGGGCCCTGCACGCCGATTTCGCGGGCGCCGTGGAGGACTGCGAGCGGGCCCTCGGGATGGCCGCGGCCGACTGGCACCATCGACCGAACACCCAGAACCTGCTCGACATGATTCGCAAGGCCGGGGAAAAGCAGAGGACCGAAACCATGGTAGGCAAAAAGGGCGGAACGAAGGCGCGCAAGGGCGCGAAGGTCGAGGAAGCGCCTCGGACGGCACGAATGGTGGTCGAGGAGGTGCTCGGGGCCTCGGGCTTTACGTTCGCCCTGTCCGAGGACGAGGCGGGCTACATCGACTACCTGGCCGCGGTGAATCAGGGGATCGTGGAGTCGTTCGCGGTCCGTCTGTCCGAGGAGCTCGAGCGGGTCGTCGTGTACGTAATCTTCGAGCCGAAGGCGAAGAAGGAGCTCCGCACGGAGCTCGCCGAGTTCGTCACGCGCGCGAATTTCGGTATGGGCGATGGCAATTTCGAGATGGACTTCGACGACGGCTCCGTCCGGTTCAAGATCGCCCTCGATTACACCGAGGAGCCGCTCTCGCCGCTGCTCGTCCGAAACATGATCTTCGACGCGATGGATACGACCGAGGTCTACGCAGACGCCATCGCGCGCGTGATCGCCGGCAAGGCGAAAGCAAAGACCGCCGTTCGCGCGGCCGAGAAGGCGGCGATGGAGTCCGGAACGCTTTGA